Proteins encoded by one window of Simiduia curdlanivorans:
- a CDS encoding NADPH:quinone oxidoreductase family protein has protein sequence MKAVICKNFGPLDQLHYGDLPDPVAKPDEVVIRVEACGVNFPDGLLVQGLYQMKPPTPFVPGTEAAGTIESVGAEVKHLKAGQRVVCCNLLNCYAEKLAINAKMVLPLPNQIPFEEAAGLITAHATAHHALKQRANIQPGETLLVTGAAGGTGLAAVQIGKAMGARVIAAASSVEKLEQARLNGADILINYSEKDLKTELKTITNGQGVDVVYECVGGDTFDACARNMAWNGRLLVVGFASGKIPELAVNLALVKGFSLVGVFWGTFTQKQPKDFGANMQELLQWYLAGKVKVVVDQVFALEDTVKALEKVMSRKVIGKVILKP, from the coding sequence ATGAAAGCCGTTATCTGTAAAAACTTTGGCCCGCTCGACCAACTTCACTACGGTGACCTGCCCGACCCGGTAGCAAAGCCCGATGAAGTTGTGATTCGCGTTGAAGCCTGCGGCGTTAACTTCCCCGATGGTCTCTTGGTGCAGGGCCTCTACCAAATGAAGCCCCCGACACCTTTCGTTCCCGGAACAGAAGCCGCCGGCACTATCGAAAGCGTTGGCGCAGAGGTAAAGCATTTAAAAGCAGGACAGCGCGTAGTTTGCTGCAACCTGCTCAATTGCTACGCAGAAAAATTGGCCATTAATGCCAAAATGGTGCTGCCGCTGCCGAATCAGATTCCCTTTGAGGAAGCGGCGGGTTTAATCACCGCCCATGCCACCGCGCATCACGCACTCAAACAGCGCGCCAATATCCAACCCGGTGAAACCCTACTCGTTACCGGCGCTGCCGGTGGTACTGGGCTAGCAGCAGTACAAATTGGCAAGGCGATGGGTGCGCGGGTTATCGCGGCGGCATCAAGCGTTGAAAAACTGGAACAAGCGCGCCTCAACGGCGCCGATATTTTAATTAACTATTCAGAAAAAGATTTAAAAACTGAACTAAAAACAATAACTAATGGCCAAGGTGTGGATGTTGTGTATGAATGTGTTGGCGGCGATACCTTTGACGCCTGCGCACGCAACATGGCCTGGAATGGTCGGTTGTTAGTGGTTGGCTTTGCCAGTGGGAAAATTCCCGAGCTGGCTGTCAATCTCGCCTTGGTGAAAGGTTTTAGCTTAGTGGGCGTATTCTGGGGCACCTTTACCCAAAAGCAACCTAAGGACTTCGGCGCCAATATGCAGGAATTATTGCAATGGTATTTGGCAGGCAAGGTCAAAGTTGTGGTCGACCAAGTGTTTGCGCTTGAAGATACCGTAAAAGCCCTAGAAAAAGTGATGAGCCGCAAGGTCATTGGCAAAGTAATTTTAAAGCCCTAA